A stretch of Candidatus Cloacimonadota bacterium DNA encodes these proteins:
- a CDS encoding CDP-alcohol phosphatidyltransferase gives MNDKKAERVIDTFTGPLERKILCKLANALPEKVLPDHLTVLAFVGTLISAAAYLLSAQSRYWLFLASFGFVLNWFGDSLDGTLARVRHIERERYGYFVDHLADALTTVIICLSFGLSPLMRFDIAMMIAIGYLLMNVYVHVSAYTQGEFRISYMKFGPTEIRLAIILFNTVMFFWDGQVLEYRGNHLTIMDLGGLVFSLAFVVIFIVSFIKTALKLDKLDRAKKRDECKQE, from the coding sequence ATGAACGATAAAAAAGCTGAGAGGGTGATAGACACATTCACCGGTCCCCTGGAAAGAAAAATTCTATGCAAGCTGGCCAACGCCCTTCCGGAGAAGGTTCTTCCCGACCATCTCACGGTTTTGGCGTTTGTGGGCACGCTTATCAGCGCGGCTGCCTATCTGCTGAGTGCGCAATCACGCTACTGGCTGTTTCTGGCCAGTTTCGGCTTCGTGCTGAACTGGTTTGGCGACAGCCTGGACGGCACCCTGGCCCGGGTTAGGCATATCGAGCGGGAGCGTTATGGCTACTTTGTGGACCATCTGGCCGACGCCCTGACCACGGTGATAATCTGCCTGTCTTTCGGCCTGTCACCCCTGATGCGCTTCGACATCGCGATGATGATAGCCATCGGCTATCTGCTGATGAATGTCTATGTGCACGTTTCCGCCTACACTCAAGGCGAATTCCGCATCTCCTACATGAAGTTCGGCCCCACCGAGATCAGGCTGGCCATCATCCTCTTCAATACCGTCATGTTCTTCTGGGACGGTCAAGTGCTGGAATACCGGGGCAACCACCTGACCATCATGGACCTGGGAGGATTGGTTTTCAGCCTGGCGTTTGTGGTCATATTCATCGTAAGCTTCATCAAAACGGCTCTCAAGCTGGATAAACTCGACCGGGCCAAAAAGCGGGACGAATGCAAACAGGAATAA
- a CDS encoding histidine--tRNA ligase, producing the protein MQYKRPRGTYDILPEQSYKWHKVTAAFRELAAAFGYEEISTPAFEQAALFERSSGESSDVVRKEMYRFTDQKGREFALRPEGTAPVARAYLENRLDIGSAARKLYYIGPMFRYDRPQAGRYRQHQQYGVEFIGSNHPYYDAEVISILWLYLSGMGLTNLRLELNSVGCADCSREYDKALQAYFRPHLAELCPDCQVRIDLKPRRLLDCKVMTCKEIAKDAPSQLDYLDEPCRVHFADTQNHLELMKIPFTINPRIVRGLDYYTNTAFEIVSMGLGAQNSLAGGGRYNGLLEQIGGKSIPAIGFAGGFERLLLALEEENVSLGKAPVPDVFVIPMGAAAFEFILLYLNELRKAGVFAELDPDKHSFKAQLKAADNRQARYALIVGETELAQKSAVLKDLNSGEQKEYPLEPLSELIDAIRR; encoded by the coding sequence ATGCAATATAAGAGACCCCGTGGAACCTACGACATTCTGCCGGAGCAAAGCTATAAGTGGCACAAAGTTACCGCCGCTTTTAGAGAGCTTGCCGCCGCCTTTGGCTATGAGGAGATAAGCACTCCTGCCTTCGAGCAGGCCGCGCTGTTCGAACGCTCATCCGGAGAGAGTTCCGACGTTGTTAGAAAAGAAATGTACCGCTTTACGGACCAGAAAGGCCGCGAGTTCGCGCTGCGTCCTGAAGGAACCGCTCCGGTGGCCAGGGCTTACCTGGAAAACCGCCTGGACATCGGCTCCGCGGCGCGCAAGCTGTATTACATCGGACCCATGTTCCGTTACGACCGCCCCCAGGCAGGGCGTTACCGCCAGCACCAGCAATACGGCGTCGAGTTCATCGGCAGCAATCATCCCTATTATGACGCTGAAGTGATCTCCATCCTCTGGCTCTACCTCAGCGGCATGGGCCTCACCAACCTGCGGCTGGAACTGAACAGCGTGGGCTGTGCCGACTGCTCCAGAGAATATGACAAAGCGCTGCAGGCATACTTCCGTCCCCATTTGGCGGAACTCTGTCCGGACTGCCAGGTGCGGATAGACCTCAAACCCCGCCGCTTGCTGGATTGCAAGGTGATGACCTGCAAAGAGATAGCCAAGGACGCACCTTCCCAACTGGACTATCTGGACGAGCCCTGCAGGGTCCACTTCGCCGACACCCAGAACCATTTGGAACTGATGAAGATACCATTTACCATCAATCCCCGCATCGTTCGCGGTCTGGATTATTACACCAACACTGCCTTCGAGATCGTTTCAATGGGCCTGGGCGCGCAGAATTCCCTGGCCGGGGGCGGACGCTACAATGGCCTGCTGGAACAAATCGGCGGCAAAAGCATACCCGCCATCGGTTTCGCCGGTGGCTTCGAACGCCTGCTGCTGGCTCTGGAAGAGGAAAACGTGTCCTTGGGAAAAGCTCCTGTTCCCGATGTTTTTGTGATTCCGATGGGTGCCGCGGCATTCGAGTTCATTTTGCTTTATCTGAATGAGTTACGCAAGGCTGGCGTTTTTGCCGAGCTGGATCCAGACAAGCATTCCTTCAAAGCGCAACTGAAAGCCGCCGACAACCGCCAGGCGCGCTATGCCCTGATCGTCGGCGAAACCGAACTCGCCCAAAAAAGCGCCGTTCTCAAGGACCTGAACAGCGGCGAGCAAAAAGAATATCCCCTAGAGCCGCTCTCCGAGCTCATCGACGCCATCCGGCGCTGA
- the truA gene encoding tRNA pseudouridine(38-40) synthase TruA — MARFLMRLMYDGTGFRGWQVQCAGRSIQGDLISAFHQIGVRHPGVTGAGRTDAGVHALAHFAHFDYRGKMSPRQLMLALNNKLGQDLMITGIWAVADDFHARYQAMARSYVYLLARLQTPLNRLHTGFMPRRDIGVPSLSRLAEVLIGSHDFSSLSRDNPLVPNHICDIQRLEISEERGIIRFDLTADRFLHNMVRRIVGTLVNLDHGGLGPDVLQAILDEANPRQKLVTTAPAQGLYLTGVRYPNLQLDESAPTDELLYFLR; from the coding sequence ATGGCCCGCTTTTTGATGCGCCTGATGTATGACGGGACCGGCTTCCGCGGCTGGCAGGTCCAGTGCGCGGGACGCAGCATCCAGGGTGACCTCATCTCCGCTTTTCACCAGATCGGAGTTCGCCATCCCGGAGTCACCGGAGCGGGCCGCACTGACGCTGGTGTCCATGCCCTAGCCCATTTCGCCCATTTCGACTACCGCGGCAAAATGAGCCCGCGCCAGCTCATGCTTGCCCTGAACAACAAACTTGGGCAGGACTTGATGATAACAGGCATCTGGGCGGTGGCGGATGATTTTCACGCCCGCTACCAGGCCATGGCCCGCAGCTACGTCTATCTGCTGGCCCGGCTGCAAACCCCGCTGAACCGCCTGCACACGGGTTTCATGCCCCGCCGCGACATCGGGGTGCCCAGCCTTTCCCGGCTGGCAGAAGTGCTGATCGGCTCCCACGACTTTTCCTCTCTCAGCCGCGACAATCCTTTGGTGCCCAACCACATCTGTGACATCCAAAGGCTTGAAATCTCCGAGGAGCGGGGCATTATCCGCTTTGACCTCACCGCGGACAGATTCTTGCACAACATGGTGCGCCGCATCGTTGGCACCCTGGTCAATCTGGATCACGGCGGCCTGGGCCCCGACGTTCTGCAAGCCATCCTGGACGAGGCCAACCCGCGCCAGAAACTGGTTACAACCGCTCCCGCCCAGGGTTTGTACCTCACCGGCGTGCGCTATCCGAATTTACAGCTTGACGAATCCGCGCCCACTGACGAATTGCTTTATTTCTTGAGGTGA
- a CDS encoding tetratricopeptide repeat protein: MRKIVPLLLLALALASCIQVNTLYNARKYFAAAQARPLNANGRPNNQAVEEYTKTIQKCGIILSNPTRDSRTDDALYLMARALYYKGNSSFQAKDQFESLIKGFPESPFFGEAHIYLAKVLRDINRMDDAVKVLQEFILDPRHKKLHPRALLTLADFNIADKDYLEAQYWLGRIITDYPKSSEYREAFFIYGQNYFIQKDYRAALEEFQKIARDRRIPQPMKLEARYYVALNQFMLGEHEQSDKTLRKLLKDELRPEKVSQARVLQARLMLARGEGEKGLAEIEDIMKVYPRTQSSAEAQYHLGEYYFYELRDLDKAGTAYNKVRTEFSNSELAEPGQQKATAVTQLKTKPGFDPTNNLQQFVDYHITAAENYFSVFSLPDSALLMYQRIIDSRDSLQTLRDSLAVKLDAKQSLADSLGQALAALPEPVLPDRTEVEADSLTVVADAPMVADSLSIPGLEMELNVSADSLGTADTMTFAETEADSLRIEEFEPGREALPDSLGLPDMDPELYAEADSLGLPELDLEVPAEADSLAEIDEPEKAPDQEEQRRQLQQRLSAAETDLNQTRDRLEAMDALFVRYDRELTPMALFSQANIHSRTGPDRPSMEEIYSDMLTRFPNNKYTNAMDDLLAGETVRLIDPDEEAQELLLDRAFGMAESEPDSMLVILNELAASDYLPISLKANYRLGWFHTFEVPDTTAAKPYLDKVLELERTGEYGSMTSRFYDGRNFKLRSGDELPDSLAVADSLQALADSTAVADSLKPADGQEQEPEPQAEPEIKPQEDSPDLDKEESPDSDEAEGGEVKPETLPEESTPEKPKPEEPLPDQPAPDGESPEEPPQDDGQPGDDGGSQTLTPDGPAE, translated from the coding sequence ATGAGAAAAATAGTTCCGCTGCTCTTGCTGGCCCTTGCTTTGGCCTCCTGCATCCAGGTGAACACGCTTTACAACGCGCGCAAGTATTTCGCCGCCGCCCAGGCCAGGCCTCTGAACGCCAACGGCCGGCCCAACAACCAGGCCGTGGAGGAATACACCAAAACGATCCAGAAATGCGGCATCATTCTCAGCAACCCAACCCGGGACAGCCGGACCGACGATGCCCTCTACCTGATGGCCAGGGCCCTCTACTATAAAGGCAACAGCTCGTTCCAGGCCAAGGACCAGTTCGAATCCCTGATCAAAGGTTTTCCTGAAAGCCCCTTCTTCGGCGAGGCGCATATCTATCTGGCAAAGGTTTTGCGCGACATCAACCGCATGGACGACGCGGTTAAGGTATTGCAGGAATTCATCCTGGACCCCCGACACAAGAAACTGCACCCCCGCGCCTTGCTGACCCTGGCAGACTTCAACATCGCCGACAAGGATTATCTGGAAGCCCAGTACTGGCTTGGCAGGATCATCACGGACTATCCCAAATCCAGCGAATACCGCGAGGCTTTCTTCATCTATGGCCAAAACTACTTCATCCAGAAAGACTACCGGGCAGCGCTGGAGGAATTTCAAAAGATAGCCAGAGACCGCCGCATCCCCCAGCCGATGAAGCTGGAAGCGCGTTACTACGTGGCTTTGAACCAGTTTATGCTCGGCGAGCATGAGCAAAGCGACAAGACCCTGCGCAAACTGCTCAAAGACGAACTCCGGCCGGAGAAGGTTTCCCAGGCCAGGGTGCTGCAAGCCAGGCTGATGCTGGCCCGCGGCGAAGGGGAAAAAGGCCTGGCGGAGATAGAGGATATCATGAAGGTCTATCCCCGCACGCAGAGTTCAGCCGAGGCGCAATACCATTTGGGCGAATATTATTTCTACGAGCTGCGTGACCTGGACAAAGCCGGCACGGCCTACAATAAGGTGCGAACTGAATTCTCCAACTCGGAACTAGCCGAACCCGGGCAGCAAAAAGCCACGGCGGTCACTCAGCTCAAAACCAAGCCGGGCTTCGATCCCACCAACAACCTGCAGCAGTTTGTGGACTACCACATCACCGCCGCGGAAAACTACTTCAGCGTTTTCTCCCTGCCGGATTCCGCGCTGCTGATGTATCAGCGGATAATCGATTCCAGGGACAGCCTGCAAACCCTGCGGGACAGCCTGGCAGTGAAACTGGATGCCAAACAAAGCCTTGCTGACTCTTTGGGACAGGCTTTGGCAGCCTTGCCGGAACCGGTTCTGCCGGACAGGACGGAGGTCGAGGCTGACAGTTTGACAGTCGTTGCCGATGCCCCAATGGTTGCTGACAGCCTGTCGATTCCCGGTCTGGAGATGGAACTGAATGTCAGCGCCGACAGCCTGGGCACCGCGGATACTATGACCTTTGCTGAAACGGAGGCTGACAGCCTGAGGATAGAGGAGTTCGAGCCCGGCCGGGAAGCATTGCCTGACAGCCTGGGCCTTCCGGATATGGATCCGGAATTGTATGCTGAAGCGGACAGCCTGGGCTTGCCGGAACTCGATCTGGAGGTGCCTGCTGAAGCCGACAGCCTGGCAGAAATTGACGAACCGGAAAAGGCTCCCGACCAGGAGGAACAGCGCAGGCAGCTTCAGCAGCGGTTATCGGCAGCGGAAACGGATTTGAACCAGACCCGGGACCGCTTGGAAGCTATGGATGCCCTTTTTGTCCGTTACGACAGGGAACTGACACCCATGGCCCTCTTTTCCCAGGCCAACATCCACAGCAGAACCGGCCCCGACCGTCCGAGCATGGAAGAAATATACTCAGATATGCTAACCCGCTTTCCCAACAATAAATACACCAACGCCATGGATGACCTGCTGGCCGGCGAAACGGTGCGCCTCATCGATCCCGACGAGGAAGCCCAGGAGCTTCTTCTGGACAGGGCTTTCGGCATGGCTGAATCTGAGCCGGACTCCATGCTGGTGATCCTGAACGAACTGGCCGCCTCGGATTACCTGCCGATCAGCCTGAAGGCCAACTACCGCCTGGGCTGGTTCCACACTTTCGAAGTGCCGGACACCACTGCCGCCAAACCCTATCTGGACAAAGTGTTGGAGCTTGAGCGCACCGGGGAATACGGCTCCATGACCTCCCGTTTTTACGATGGCAGGAATTTCAAGCTGCGAAGCGGTGACGAACTGCCGGATTCCCTGGCAGTGGCGGACAGCCTGCAGGCTCTGGCTGATTCGACGGCGGTTGCCGATTCGCTGAAACCGGCGGACGGGCAGGAGCAGGAGCCGGAACCGCAAGCCGAGCCGGAGATAAAGCCCCAGGAGGATTCTCCGGACCTGGATAAGGAAGAATCCCCGGATTCGGATGAAGCGGAGGGCGGAGAAGTGAAGCCGGAAACCTTGCCGGAGGAGTCCACACCCGAAAAACCCAAGCCGGAAGAGCCTTTGCCGGACCAGCCGGCCCCGGATGGGGAATCGCCGGAGGAACCGCCCCAGGATGATGGCCAGCCCGGGGATGACGGCGGTTCCCAGACCCTGACACCGGATGGGCCCGCAGAGTAA
- the hutH gene encoding histidine ammonia-lyase, with product MQTIAIDGNSLSLEQVEAIATKRTPIALTDACLAKVKKCREYVDKVIARGDVVYGLTTGFGKFSTVTVPPEHTAELQVNLIRSHATSVGPVYSIAQTRAIMLLRVNVLAKGHSGIRVQTLQTLVEMLNRGVHPLIPMRGSVGASGDLSPLSHLALPLIGEGEAEFQGQIMSGAEAMRKAGLEPVKLAAKEGLALNNGTQVMAALGVLNLLEAERLCKYADLSAAASIDALRGTPRAFDPLVHALRPHPGQADSAANLRNLLANSPLRASHKNCGNVQDAYSLRCTPQVHGATRDALAYARGVLTVEINSATDNPLIFPDEEKVISGGNFHGQPLALALDTLAIAIAELASIAERRVEQMLNPALNRGLNAFLAKRPGIDSGFMIVQLTAASLVSENKVLAHPACVDSIPTSANQEDHVSMGSISANKLTQVVENVRGVLAIELMIACQALDMRGISSSPVLERVKALLRQSVPRLEEDRIAYPDVNSAIDLLASGAVLSEVAAAGVDLY from the coding sequence ATGCAGACAATAGCAATCGACGGAAACAGCCTGAGCCTGGAACAGGTTGAGGCAATAGCAACAAAGCGGACGCCCATAGCATTAACCGACGCCTGCCTGGCCAAAGTGAAGAAATGCCGCGAATACGTGGACAAGGTTATCGCGAGGGGAGATGTGGTTTACGGGCTCACCACCGGTTTCGGCAAATTCAGCACGGTCACCGTGCCCCCGGAACACACAGCGGAACTTCAAGTTAACCTGATCCGCAGCCATGCCACCAGTGTTGGCCCGGTTTATTCCATTGCCCAGACGCGCGCCATCATGCTGCTGCGCGTGAACGTTTTGGCCAAGGGGCATTCCGGCATCCGCGTGCAAACTTTGCAAACCCTGGTGGAAATGCTCAACCGGGGCGTTCATCCGTTGATCCCGATGCGGGGTTCAGTTGGAGCCAGCGGCGACCTTTCACCCCTTTCCCATCTGGCTTTGCCGCTCATCGGGGAAGGCGAGGCGGAATTCCAGGGCCAGATAATGAGCGGAGCGGAGGCCATGCGCAAAGCCGGACTGGAACCTGTGAAACTGGCTGCCAAAGAGGGACTCGCGCTTAACAACGGCACCCAGGTGATGGCCGCTTTGGGAGTCTTGAACCTGCTGGAGGCCGAGAGGTTGTGCAAATATGCCGACCTCAGCGCCGCTGCCAGCATTGACGCTTTGCGGGGCACGCCGCGGGCTTTTGATCCGCTGGTCCATGCTTTGCGCCCCCACCCCGGCCAGGCAGACAGCGCGGCCAATCTGCGCAACCTGCTGGCCAACAGCCCCTTGCGCGCTTCACACAAGAACTGCGGCAACGTTCAGGATGCCTACAGCCTGCGCTGCACGCCACAGGTGCATGGCGCCACGCGTGACGCTTTGGCCTACGCGCGCGGGGTTTTGACCGTCGAGATCAATTCCGCCACCGACAATCCGCTGATTTTCCCCGACGAAGAGAAGGTGATATCCGGAGGCAACTTCCACGGCCAACCTCTTGCCCTGGCTCTGGATACGCTGGCCATCGCGATCGCCGAACTGGCCTCCATCGCGGAGCGGAGGGTGGAACAAATGCTCAATCCCGCCCTCAACCGTGGGCTGAATGCTTTTCTGGCCAAGCGTCCGGGTATCGATTCCGGCTTCATGATAGTGCAGCTTACCGCCGCCTCGCTGGTCTCGGAAAACAAGGTTCTGGCCCATCCCGCCTGCGTTGACAGCATCCCCACCTCCGCGAACCAGGAAGACCACGTGTCCATGGGCTCCATTTCCGCCAACAAGCTGACGCAGGTGGTGGAGAACGTGCGCGGCGTTCTGGCCATCGAGCTCATGATCGCCTGCCAGGCCCTTGATATGAGGGGCATTTCCAGTTCGCCGGTGCTGGAGCGGGTGAAGGCCCTGCTGCGCCAAAGCGTGCCCCGGCTTGAGGAAGACCGGATCGCTTATCCGGACGTCAACTCGGCGATAGATTTGCTGGCGTCGGGAGCCGTCCTGAGCGAAGTGGCCGCCGCGGGTGTAGATTTGTATTGA
- a CDS encoding T9SS type A sorting domain-containing protein, translated as MKKRLWFTLLLLMSIGLLTGQTWIRYYLFDDLCSGLYDSASSEVCNVIPAIDGGYLLQGYVEFAYGDIPAYADNVFWKLDEYGEIVWRRTGGGNFAFNSIVSNGIDRYYCLRTQSGYSTLYIFDNELNWLGYYHNYTVSLYDMQYVEDGLVFAGKVNGQAVVLKTDFQFNVIWQSDPFWAMGQARSVEPFGDGWISLSSRVFTEINAVGDTLWTYYDSINNTGFYDCTVSEDGSIYLLGLYKLWKVDIIEHTLDLVAANTPGFDTDLHGAIDILPNGNIVYTGGRPSTGPILHSYSPNGVIQWSRSYDTLGAIYFGTGSKNLLVMPDGSILFCMHHGTLVLVKTDPDGNVVANNDPVAPAPTASIICYPQPAANSVMVSVKSDLVGDLGYSIINIKGQKVYSGKIDGRHREQSFELPNEALDRMPNGIYLISLEQGKRRIAAARLVMFK; from the coding sequence ATGAAAAAACGTTTGTGGTTTACGTTGCTGTTACTTATGTCTATTGGTCTGCTAACAGGTCAGACATGGATACGCTACTATCTCTTTGATGATCTTTGTTCGGGTCTCTATGATAGTGCGAGTTCAGAAGTTTGTAATGTTATCCCTGCAATTGATGGAGGATATTTACTCCAAGGATATGTTGAGTTTGCATATGGAGATATACCGGCATACGCTGACAATGTATTCTGGAAACTCGACGAATATGGCGAAATTGTTTGGAGAAGAACGGGGGGAGGAAACTTCGCATTTAACAGTATAGTCTCCAATGGTATAGACAGATACTATTGCCTTCGCACTCAATCAGGATATTCTACCCTATATATCTTCGACAACGAATTAAATTGGCTGGGCTACTATCATAATTATACGGTATCCTTATACGACATGCAATATGTTGAAGATGGCTTGGTCTTTGCGGGTAAAGTCAATGGCCAAGCTGTGGTACTTAAAACCGATTTCCAGTTCAATGTGATCTGGCAGAGCGATCCTTTTTGGGCAATGGGTCAAGCGCGTTCAGTTGAGCCTTTTGGAGATGGATGGATTTCTCTTTCGAGTAGAGTTTTTACGGAAATCAATGCAGTAGGGGATACTCTCTGGACTTACTATGACTCAATAAACAATACCGGGTTCTATGACTGTACTGTATCTGAAGATGGCAGCATTTATTTGCTTGGTTTATATAAGCTTTGGAAAGTAGATATTATCGAGCATACACTGGACCTGGTAGCTGCTAATACTCCTGGCTTTGATACTGACCTACATGGTGCAATCGACATTCTTCCCAACGGCAACATTGTATATACCGGTGGCAGACCAAGCACAGGTCCGATTCTCCACAGCTACAGTCCTAATGGAGTGATTCAATGGAGTAGATCGTATGACACTTTGGGAGCGATATATTTTGGGACAGGCTCAAAGAACCTTTTGGTTATGCCCGATGGCAGCATCCTGTTTTGCATGCATCATGGTACTCTTGTCCTAGTAAAAACTGATCCTGATGGCAATGTAGTAGCCAATAACGACCCTGTCGCGCCTGCCCCAACAGCATCCATCATCTGTTATCCGCAACCCGCAGCCAACAGTGTAATGGTTTCAGTTAAAAGTGACCTGGTGGGCGATTTGGGATACAGCATAATCAATATCAAGGGGCAAAAGGTGTATTCCGGCAAGATCGATGGGCGTCACCGGGAGCAAAGCTTTGAGCTTCCAAACGAAGCTCTGGACCGTATGCCCAATGGCATTTACCTGATCAGCCTGGAACAGGGGAAACGCAGAATCGCCGCTGCCAGGCTGGTGATGTTCAAATAA
- a CDS encoding tyrosine--tRNA ligase, with protein sequence MKVIKRAVDEIIPLEDLLAKLEKSDKTGQPLRIKFGIDPTGYDVHLGHLVPIRKMRDFQDLGHTGVIIIGDFTAQIGDPTGRDESRPPLTHEEILANSEKYMEQLYTVLKPEQTEVRWQSEWFSSMGMAEILKMMGKFTLAQFMAHDTFRTRFEAGLALGMHEIMYPVLQGYDSVAINSDVELGATEQKFNILCGRDMQRHFGQEQQVAVLSPILTGTDGVNKMGKSLNNYIAVFDSPDDKYGKVMSIPDSLILNYFKYAANADEETLAEVTGELARGSNPMLLKKRLAREIVGFYHGEEAALSAQENFERLFSKRELPEEMPEFEVGEPVVRLVKLLTDSGLCASGGEAKRLILGGGVSIDGVKADSTDAEITVADGMVLRAGKRKFMRLRKA encoded by the coding sequence CTGAAAGTGATAAAAAGAGCAGTGGATGAGATCATTCCGCTGGAAGACCTGCTGGCCAAACTCGAAAAAAGCGATAAGACCGGCCAGCCGTTGCGGATCAAATTCGGGATCGACCCCACCGGTTACGACGTCCATCTGGGGCATCTGGTGCCGATCCGCAAGATGCGTGATTTTCAGGACCTTGGCCACACAGGGGTGATCATCATCGGCGATTTCACAGCCCAGATCGGCGACCCCACCGGCCGCGACGAATCGAGGCCGCCGCTCACGCACGAGGAAATCCTGGCCAACAGCGAAAAATACATGGAGCAGCTTTACACCGTCCTAAAGCCCGAACAGACGGAAGTCCGCTGGCAGAGCGAATGGTTCAGCTCCATGGGCATGGCGGAAATCCTGAAAATGATGGGAAAATTCACGCTGGCCCAGTTCATGGCCCACGATACTTTCAGGACGAGGTTTGAAGCCGGCCTGGCCCTGGGCATGCACGAAATCATGTATCCCGTCCTGCAGGGCTACGACTCCGTGGCCATCAACAGCGACGTCGAGCTGGGCGCCACCGAGCAGAAATTCAACATCCTCTGCGGACGCGACATGCAGCGCCACTTTGGCCAGGAGCAGCAGGTGGCGGTGCTCTCACCCATCCTCACCGGCACCGACGGCGTGAACAAGATGGGCAAATCCCTGAATAACTACATCGCGGTATTTGACAGTCCCGATGATAAATACGGAAAGGTGATGTCCATTCCGGACAGCCTCATCCTGAACTATTTCAAGTATGCCGCGAACGCCGACGAGGAAACGCTGGCCGAGGTGACCGGCGAACTGGCCAGGGGAAGCAATCCCATGTTGCTGAAGAAAAGGCTGGCGCGCGAGATAGTCGGTTTTTACCACGGGGAGGAAGCCGCGCTGAGCGCTCAGGAAAACTTTGAACGGCTCTTTTCCAAACGCGAGCTTCCGGAGGAGATGCCGGAGTTTGAAGTTGGCGAGCCCGTGGTCCGCCTGGTCAAGCTGCTCACCGACAGCGGCTTATGCGCCAGCGGAGGCGAGGCCAAACGCCTCATCCTGGGCGGCGGGGTGAGCATCGACGGTGTCAAAGCCGATTCGACCGACGCCGAAATCACCGTCGCCGACGGCATGGTGCTGCGGGCCGGCAAACGCAAGTTTATGCGGCTCAGGAAGGCCTGA
- a CDS encoding site-2 protease family protein: protein MTPSIGLIRTVLNGIVILIVFYSIIIHEVSHAVVSYWLGDDTAKRAGRLSLNPFKHIDWFGTVILPLIMYYTVGVIWGYAKPVPLNPYNYRNMKQGIGLSAMAGPVSNILIAIVFALLYHLSPGNQLLSHIFQMVVFFNLLLAFFNLIPIPPLDGSKVLGMLLPDDSYWRWMAQERTGMYVLFGILIVSQLLGLNIIGRLILPPINLVMGLLGVV from the coding sequence ATGACCCCGTCAATTGGATTGATACGCACCGTTCTGAACGGCATCGTTATCCTGATCGTTTTTTACTCCATCATCATCCATGAAGTCAGCCACGCCGTGGTATCCTACTGGCTGGGCGACGACACGGCCAAACGGGCCGGCCGGCTGAGCCTGAATCCCTTCAAGCATATCGATTGGTTCGGCACTGTAATCCTTCCCCTGATAATGTATTACACTGTCGGCGTGATCTGGGGCTACGCCAAGCCCGTGCCGCTGAACCCTTACAACTACAGAAACATGAAACAGGGGATTGGGCTTTCGGCGATGGCAGGACCTGTTTCAAACATCCTTATCGCGATAGTTTTCGCCCTGCTTTACCATCTGAGCCCCGGCAACCAGTTGCTTTCCCATATCTTTCAGATGGTGGTGTTTTTCAACCTGCTGCTGGCTTTTTTCAACCTCATCCCCATCCCTCCGCTTGACGGGAGCAAGGTTTTGGGCATGTTGCTGCCCGACGACTCCTACTGGCGCTGGATGGCCCAGGAAAGGACAGGCATGTACGTGCTTTTCGGCATCCTGATAGTATCCCAGCTTTTGGGGCTGAACATCATCGGAAGGCTAATCCTGCCCCCCATCAACCTGGTGATGGGCCTGCTGGGCGTTGTCTGA